The segment GATGGAAATCGTGGCCCTGTTATTCTCAGGTTCCCAAAGTGAACCTAGAAAATTTCAAGGAAGGCACTCCAAATGTGCACCTGCTTGGCCTGGGGGCTGAGTAGGAGGCCCACTTGCCTGTACTATTTGAGATCAAGAATATCTGTTGAAACTTTAAAAACTGTTATCACCTAATGAGtttcatattttttcctctttcctgaatTCCTTAAATTTGGCCTAAATTTGAAATTTGAGCctaaattttttgaaataattttttgagATCTTAAATACTCACCTAATAATAAGGTAGAATCTGATTTTTATGCATTGATTTCCTGTCACAGAGGgaccataaaatattttttattttaaataaggaaaCTAGGCCACATTTTTACAAACAACCTATTTCTAAATAGGCCCTGATTTATCTTGCTCTaggaaaaagttatttaaaatacaagGAAACTCCAAATCACTATGAAAATAACACATTATTACCATTTCATCAAAGGAACACATTTTATTACTCCTCTCCATTAGCCAGCTAAAACAGTAGTAGTTCTGACTTCAGGTAATTAACCTTCCATTTGTGGCAAAATTtccctatttttaatttaatgtaactGGGACTCAAGTTCAGGAGGCTTTCACAGTTGGGATACTCTCATTGTAGAAGGTGACTGATCCTATTCCACTTCTATTTAACTGATCTATTTACCTGATCTTCTCTTCCCTGGCTTTTCTATCATATATTTTCATGGCCAGTTAACAATGCAACATGGAGGAGTTAATATGAAGTATTGGCCAAGTAGGTTCATGACCTGTGGGACACAAGAGTATGGTCTGGCTTCCAGAAATAGTCTTCTGCTTCATAACAGAGGCTCCTTCtccttttaaatataatttgatgGCTCCCACCGGCCTGGATTAGCACATCTTGAAGTATTTTATCCTGCTCCCATACCAAATTTTAAccaattattttaacatttttcttcaataaaGCTTCAAATGAATGCAATGAtcatttttattgaatatttattagGTAACTTCTGCAGAACGGATACTCTACTTTTAATTCAACAGTTAGCTATAATACTTGTGAACGAGGCTGATTCCAgaacagaaggcacaaagggaaaCATTTATTTAGTCCCCACTAGACGCCAGGCATTTTGCTAGGAAGCCAACAAGACTCAGCAGTAAATGTTGATAGCATcataatatttttgcattttatgaaaaatttaagGGTATTCATTTCCAAGTTCATGCAAATTTAAAGTTTCATTCTTTCAGTGTGCATatgttaagtgtgtgtgtgtgtgtgtgtgtgtgtgtgtgtgtgtgtgttgtggtttatttgtttgtttgtttatgttgAATTAACTTTTCCTTCCTCTGACTGTGCTGTAACCACATGCCCTGATTTTCCAGTGAAGCTGGTGGTAACTCGGGCGTTAATGATTACCGCAGATATTCTGGCTGGATTTGGATTTATCACTCTGCTCCTGGGTCTTGATTGCGTGAAATTCCTTCCCGATGAGCCATACATCAAAGTGCGCATCTGCTTTGTTGCTGGGATCATGTTACTAATCGCAGGTACTAGTTTGCACTAGCGACAGGGGTGAAGACAGGGGGTGAAGATTCTCGTCTAAGGTCTTGAGATGAAGGTGAAAGATACCATTCAGAAGCAGTTCCTTTCAGGATCATGTGTGACTTGCTTTTCTAGATTGAAGAAACAAAGAGCATAGCCACCAGTCTTACATTctttagctttggaatcagatAAGTAAGCTTTTGTTAATATCCCAGATCAAGGTTTACTGAAGTCTTCAAACTATTTTTTAACCACTTAAAAAGTTATGTAATGCTTTAAATTTTTGaaacaatttattttttgattaaaTCCTAAAGTAAGCCCCAGGCAGCCACCCCCTTACCTGTTCCCACCTTCACCAATTCCTTTTGCAATGAAGTAAATTGTGGGAAGCCCTATGTTAATCTTTTCTCGTGTACCAACCCATCTGATCATAAATGTAGCAATAAACAGATCATATTATCTCTACTTCAAAAGCAGATGAATAAATGGGGAGTTCTTGATTTATTAGTCTTGAGAACTCCATTTAAAACATAGTTTCCTTATGGGTGCTGAGTAAGCAGCTGACATAGCTTTAATTGTGAGTCTGAGGGAACAATTGAAAATTGTTAAAGATATGTACTTTCAATTAAAAAGATCAATAGCAAGTGAACTTATGTTCTGTATTATTTGTCTTCACTTTtatgttccttctttttttcatttgtttttaacattttctcttaTACATCACTAAAATAGCATTGGAAAGATAGGAAAATTAAAACCAGAGGGACCATTGTAGGTTTATACAGAGAAGAGCACTGTcctatttaatttttgtattctCTTTCTATATAAACTGATATGTAAtttggaagaaatagaaaacagaagatGGAAGGAAGACTTAGAAAAGGTATTCAAAATTTTAGTTGTGAATCCATAATATCATTATTATCTCTAAATGATGCCACCCAGTTTGGGTAGCAGGTCAGTCTCCTTAGAATTTAAATTTACAAAAGGCCTACATTATTTTTAGCAACTTTGCTTTATTTCAGGTGCCCCAGGGATCATTGGCTCAGTGTGGTATGCTGCTGATGTTTATGTGGAACGTTCTTCTCTGGTTTTGCACAATATATTTCTTGGCATCCAATATAAATTTGGTTGGTCCTGTTGGCTTGGAATGGCTGGGTCCCTGGGTTGCTTTTTGGCAGGTGCTGTCCTCACATGCTGTTTATATCTCTTGAAaggtaagaacaaaataaaacaacacattttttcACCACCAGAATCAGTCTTCCCAACCCAATGGATGCACATCTCACCAGCCCAAAATAATGTTGCTTACTCAATCCCTACCTATACCATTCAACATTTCAGTTGTTCAAGGACAACTAATTTGCAATACTTGAGACTTATTACCCAATTAGTGGCATATttgctggaaaaaaacaaaaatccacagCTACAAGTATGTCCAATGTCCAAATATTTAATAGTCATTTTGATCATGTGTCAAATCTTGTATATATTACTTCACCCAATCTACTAAATTTGTATCTAGAGTTAAACAGAGAAATAGACTCAGAGccaaattaaatatttgttgttaaAGCATGTAATGTATTACTACTGggtttctaaaaatgtcttttaaaagacTAAGGGAAGCCCTCTCCtcatcagaattaaaaaaatacagaaattactTAGCTGAATTTTAAACCTAAAAATAACTTTCAGGATGAAGATCTTAGATTTTCTTCTAGGGTTCTTCTTAGATGATTTCTTTTTAGAATGTATTTTGGCCTCTTttagggaaaaaatataaaatgatatttttttccaaagtttACTGAGCCACAATTATTTTGATACTTCTAAATTTATCTCTTTCAAACAGATGTTGGACCGGAGAGGAACTATCCTTATTCCATGAGGAAGGCCTATTCAACTGCAGCTGTTTCCATGGCCAAGTCATATGTTGCCCCTCGGACAGAGACTGCCAAAATGTATGCTGTAGACACAAGGGTGTAAAGTGTTACATACCAGTCTGTGTTTATATGTTATTTAACTAATCAATCAACAATGTTCAGGTTAATAAAATAGCAGGTCAGTTCAGGAACAATTATTTAGACTTCATATTCAACTAAATTAATTGCTCAGCTTAATGAAAAGGTTTCCTTCTCCTATCACTTCTCCTTTTCTGTTACTTTCATTTATCTTCCTCATTTATTTCTACCCCACCCCCCATCtctcacatatacatatacatatacacattttcCCTGTATTTTAAGATAAGGTTGCTAGAATAAAAAACGTTTGGTTGTGATTTCTGTATTGTTATTAGAGATTGTAGCatgatgattttaaaataatatgacaCTTTAAGAACAGAATGCAACCTTCAACAGAGGTCAGAGATGCTAATCTTCGATGGCATTGACAATCTCTTTGCTCTTTGCCTTGCTTTTGGTTCACTCTTTGTATTTTCAGCTATCACTACTACAAGTTTGACTACAATTTGCCAAGGGATTAGACAGCAGCAGTAATAGCTTAGCCAGGAAGTTTGCTGACTTATTGATCAGACATCCAAATGTCCACTGTTTCTCTAGTGCACTACATTAAAATTCAACGATTTAGGTGTCTTCTCACCACTGGATCCTCAGCACCCTTGAAATATCTGACATATGATAAAATTTAACAAATGTGGCTTATTGGAATAAATAAAGGCTCATGATTCTCtactgaaaaaaatcaattttcctCACAAAATATATGCTGTTTTGAAAGAAATAGAATTATATACACACTTAAATCAGTGAATGATTGCAAATGGGATTTTATTCATAATGTAAtcatcttgaatttttaaaatagtagagttttttttaattataaaacttaatctctgttttctgatttcttgtAAATAATACCCTTCCATTAATACCCTGTAATATCTTAAGAGACTATCAACTGAAGAAGAAATTAGTTAtttggaaaaaaggaaattttgttgCAATTTTGTGAAGACCCCAAaagatgtttttcaaattttaaaagttaaatgtgAAAAAGTACAGTGTAAAAATGAGATGATGAAAGCCTAATACCTAATTTATATTGTTGGGAATGGTGTTCATGACTTCCCATGGTTATCTCTTTACCAGCATTCTCAGGAGAAATTTTAATCTGATTTTAGGATTAATAGCAATTAATTCACTTTTATTTGATTGATATTAACTGTGTAATTGACATTTAGAAGAATTATTTATTAATCATGTTTTCTAGTTACCTAGGTATTATttccatgaattttaaaacttattttgtttttcctcaaacccattttttataaatatttattcccaCTTTTGTTTATGATACATTGTCATGTTTCATATGTTCTAATAAGTCTCTTGAAAACCTTCAGGAGAAGAGCAGGgtgaaattaattaaataattcgTTAGATTCTAGAGATACAAATCTTTCCTCcttaaaaatttcatttgtatCAGAGGATTGTGGTGATAGTTGACATCTatgaatattttgatttttttctcaataaaaacATTTTGCATATTAGAATTTGGCTTTTAATTTCCTTGGGAGTGTTTATTCCTAATCCACTATAATGAAGCATCCCAAAATAAAGCAGAATAAGAATACATTTTGTATAGCAACtagtgaacaaaacaaatattaaataataaaaaagtaataattgAAGTGGTGGCTCGACatgctgagaaagaaaaaatatatatataaacccaaAAGATACACATATAAGATTAGGCTGAAACATTAAAATAACTCACTAAATTCTGGGTACTAAAATGTAGTAGTCATGTCCTGTTAATTgcaataagagaaaataaaatttataaaaggaCATTTACCTATTTACTATTAATTTCTCATAtcacatttttaattgaaattagcCTTTTGTTATTATAAAAGTTGAATATGTGCATTGTAGAAAGATGGAAAACACAGACAACCAAAAATAAATCTTATTTACATGGTGTCATATTCTCTCCACCCAGAGCACCACCACTCCTAAAATCTTATGAAACATCTGTAATCTTTCCAGATATTCTGTATTTATGCGCATACACAAAGACACTCAcatatccatttatttctttattaaggATCATCCTATGTGTCTTGTTTTGTAATCTACCTTTTTTTCTATTAACTATCTCTGCCTTTTCACAGCAATGAATTTTCATCTTACCTAATACTAGTTCATATTTAAATCTCCCCAAGTTTTTCGAAATGAGCTGTACAGCTGCTTTGTCCAGCCTGGGGCCTGCTTTTCCTCTGGCTGTTATGTCCCTTAAGTCTCTTTTAATcaagctacttttttttttttttcactgaccctgacttgttaaaaaaaaaaaaactgaaccagTTTTCCTACTGTTTGTCTCACCTTCTGTATTTGTCTGATGATATAATTTAGCTGGTTTCCctatactttatttttcagtaaattgaaattaaaatctaAAGCCTTAATGGAATCAAGTTAGTTTCTAAAATACACCATAGGTGATGTGATACATATTTGGAGACTTACTATCTGACTGACTGAGCCTTCATTATGCTACAATTGTTCACTGCATCACGGCGATGACAATCTGGTCCCTCCATTCTTCAGgtatatatcttttttctttagtGACAGAAAATACCTGATTATTGTGGTAGCATTTTGGAAACTCTAGAATATCCTATTCTCCAGCAtccataataattattttaaaataatacttttaacAATTGGTAATCCTTATCTGAGTCAATACAATGGTTAAggtttgtaatattttttctaCTTCTATTTTACCTACATCTGTAGTAGAAATTCTTCTGTAAAATAAGACTTAAGTCTCCTCATGGGAGACCTTTTAGTTACCCTGAAAAGGCAAGATAAATGCTCAATTCTTTCCCTTTATTACCAATTCACTAGTACAAGTAAAAGAGCTGGTTTATTAATGAGATAATATGTAATTTATCATCCAAACAGGGACAACTTGAAAGTAAAAGTGGATACCATTTGTAATGAACTCAAGAGTTTTCCTAAGAAAGTAAGGAAGTATGGTCATTCTTTTAACACAGAGTGACATGTATGATTTTTCAATACTTCTCATATTTGAGTATCATTATGGACTTAGAGATTTTCATTGATTCAGAGTGTTTTAATCCACTATGattcttattatttttgtttttaaattgctcATTTTTGGTCTGGGGTCTTCTTAATGTGGCTCCTGGGTTTTCTTGACAGTCCTGAAAAATTTTTTCCCCTTAACAATGTTAACAATCTtaacacagaaatacatagaGAAAAGCACAAATTTATAGCTATATTACATTTCACACAGTGAGTATACCTGTATAATTAGTATCAATGTCAAGAAATAGAATAACCTTTCCCCAGAAGTTCCCACCATGCTTCCAGTCATTTTCCTCACTGTCCTATAGGTAACCACTCTCGTGACTTCCAATACCTACATTAGTTTTGTCTGCTTTTGAACTGCTGTACATTTAACTCTGTGGCTAACTTCTTCCACTCAACATTATGTTATGAAATTCAAAATTCATCTGTACTGTTGCATGCTGTTTAGTTTGCCTATTTTAAAAGcagtgtagtattccattgcatgaataTACCATGAATGTTTAATCCAATTTTACTGGTGATGGATATTTGGTTTGTTTGCAATTTTTAGCTATTACAAACAGTGCTGCTATAAATACTCTTGCCCATGATTTGGTGAGACATAAACACTCCCTTCTGTAATACCTAGGTGGAATTTCTCCATCCTAGTTGTGCATATGTTCAGATGTAGTGAATAGTGCCAAACAATTCCAAAGTGCTTATTACCAGTTCATCTTCCCGCAGCAGTATATGATGCTCTATATCTTTGTCAACAAGTAGTAttgtctctttttttcatttcagcCATTCTGGTAGGCATGTAGTGGTATAAAAAACATAACCTTGTCATTTTTAAGTGAGTGTTGCCTTACTAACGATTAATGAAGTCATGCATATTTTTATATGACTTTAGCCACTTGGATATCCTTTTAGTGAATTtatgttcaatttctttgcttcatACACCccatgcttttctttcttctgcccTTGGAACTCCTTCTCCCTTCTCTAGTTCTTACCCCTAACATCCTTCTTCTCTCTAATAACACATCACTTCTGCTGGGATGCCTCTCTGACTCTAGCAGACTAAGTTAGCCATTGACTTGTTCCTAATACCCAAGGACTCTTCTTTCATTGCTCCTGTTGCCCTTCACTTATGAGTGTGGTTCACTGTTCCAGATCTCTATTTCCTGCAAGGTTCAAGCTCTAATAAGGCAGAACACTTTCTACTTTATGTACTGCTCTATTCCAGTTACCAGTACAGTGCCTGATCCATTCTAGAtccttaatatatatttttaaataagtgagtGAATTAATGGTGATTATTACCCTGGCCTGGAAAAGCTAAGCATCCATTGCATgcaatttatttgttcatttttttattccttccaTTATTTGTGCATACATTTATGCAGGTTTATTGAGAGGTCATGTCTGTGTTTTACAGCAGCCTAACACATAGAGGGGTTGTAGATATTGAAGTTAGATTGTGATAAAATAATTACTATAACAAAGGTATATATgaaatgctattggaaaaacaATCTACTTATGTCTGGAGTCAGGGAAGACTTCACAGAGGAGGGATATTTTTGGTGGAATGAAGAAAGATTATaggcataataaaaaaaaacaatttagaggAAATATTTCTATGCAAAGAGAAGAACATGCACAAAGAATCAAAGGAGGGCAACTAATGTATTATAAATTACAAGCAGTGTCCCAGAGCATAACTGGGAGAAGGAGGTTTTGATATTCACAGAATACTTTAAAATAAGAACCATGAGAAGACAACATTTTCACTTTTCCCAAAATAGGAAAATTGAGATGATGTTTGCTAAAAGCCTTAATGCCACTATTAGAAATACAATCCAAGTTCGTAAGGGGCTAGTTTTATTCTGCTGGGTAACTAGCCTGGTTTCTTTCCTACAATCATTCTCTTTGAAAAATCAACTATGTAGCAAAGCCTTATTAAGCCAGTCTTCATTATTACAGAGATAATTCTGATTCCCAAATTAATCTTCCTACTATATCCTCTCCTTTAGACTTTAATCTTCCTTCAAAtcaatttttttatctttttggttTCACTCTTTATCTCAGCACTCTCTAGCTGGAGAGAATGGTTCCAATCTCATTTTAAGGGAATTAACTGGGGATTAAGTAGAAAAACCATTCCTGGAGTAGGTTCTGTAGCTTTTGAGTTCAGAAATTGTTGTTCTTAAGTTAATAATTGTTGGCCCTGATATGCAATAATTAATTGGAAAACAATATAATGCACAATCCAATATTGGTTACcccatattttcattaaaattatatattttaaaaatatatttaaaatatatttcacttacatttttattaaaattatctttataaattataaatatatttcacttatatttttataaaaattgtccTTATTTGTTTAAAACAGAAAAGTGTATGTATgatatggaagaaaacaaaaatattaccaATTATCCAGCACCCAGAAAATCTCAGTTAACATGAACAGAATACATGCATAAGATTCTTCAAAAGGTAACAGTACAGAAATGTCAACATTAAACAACGTCTCTCTTACCCATTTCCACGGTCTTCCCCCACCACCTGTTTCCCCAGATATATTAACTATCACGTATTTATTGTATTCttccaaaggcaaaaaaaaatgaaattaatgatATATAAAGGACCTTTGAAATGTAAACACCATACTGTTATCTTccctttaaaaatagaattattacTTAAATATATCTATTGGCTCTTCTTCAatcacttcattctttttaatggctgagtagttCATTGCTCATATGTGCCATTATTTATCTAATTTGTCTAAGCATCTCTATTGTTGCTGTTCTTGCTATTATAAGCAATGAAGCAgcgaatattatttttaaaaatccttgtcTTCCTATAGGATTATAACTATAGAATATAGAATAACTTTCTAAATCTGTGTAAGAGTAGAAATGTTGAATCCATGTGAACCTGTATTAACATTTTTGATACATTAACCAAATTGGCTTCCAAAAATTCTTATACCAATTTATTCTTCCGTCAAGTGCTTGTTCCGTATACCCTTGCCAACACAAGTTATTAGCAATCTTTAATATTTTCACCAACCTTATGGGTAAAAATGATATCATATGGTTAGTtggatttgcattttttaaattaaattgagCACTTTCAATCAACTTTTTACAATCACTATTGTTTGACTATTTCTGAAGacagaaattgttttctttgtatttaatcCCATGCTACGGTGTATCCCTAATTCCAAAGCATTCTGATAGGCATGTAGTGGTATATGTTAAAGAGCTTCTCAAAGTGTGCTTACTTATGACAAAtggtatttgaaatatttttaagtggcatattggacatttttattatttatagccatatgttcattttttcaGGAAATTTAAAACGCACGTTTTCTACTTAAGATATAATTTTAAGTtcccatttaaaatacatttaagttTGAAACTGAGTTGATTTTAAAATACCTAAATGAACGTAACTACAATACTCTTCAGTCATCAAAAATTAGAAAGTCTGTATCTGAGGAACTAAATATTGGTATACAATGGGTAATcaataaaattttcttaaaaaatactcTAAGCAAAAGATACCCTAGCTTATTAAATTCCATTGCTCATGCAAAATAGAGCCATAAACTGGATTAGAGTTAGcatgtaaaaaataaacatatgctcaaattaaaattctttgctccaaagcaaaaaaaaagaagaaaatagtatttattgattcatttggctattttaaaaatatctcagaaACTATATCATTTCACTCATAAATActtcattttatatgtataaaagaTAAAGACTTTTAACAATATAACCACAATAACATTATCACAGTTAACATTAACAACTAGCAATTCCTTAATATCAATTTTTTCAGTACCTATTTTCTTCTAGTTGTCTGCAAAATATCCTTTTCAATTGACTCAAAAATTCAAGATCCAAAATTGCCCACACTTTGCAGTTGATATGActtaaaatactgtaattttaatttctataatCTCTATTTGAGTCAGAGTTTAGGAGACTTGGAAACTGCAAAGTTCTATAAGGCTTCCTTTGCAAAAATTCAACTTTTCCACAAAACTGaggttaaatatttgttgataatACTTGGGGTGGAAGAGGGAAACTGGAGTTGAGAAGGAAGATGGAAGTTTAAAAGAAAGAATGGGGGTGCTTTTGTGACGCAGCCTTTGCTCAGGTAAAGAGAGATGCAACCAGGCAGAAGGGCCCTTTAACTGTCTTCCTTTATTTGCTGGAGGAGGGGCATACAGATGGATACAGGTGGGAAACTGGTGAAGGGGCTAGAGGGAGGTGGGTGTTGTTGAAATCAACAAACCTTACTGTTATTTTCTCAAGTTTTCTATGCAATGCTAAGCATAGGTAGCCCAGAGAATTAAGAAAGGGGGTTGAGATATG is part of the Manis pentadactyla isolate mManPen7 chromosome 1, mManPen7.hap1, whole genome shotgun sequence genome and harbors:
- the CLDN16 gene encoding claudin-16 — its product is MRDLLQFIACFFAFFSTGFLVVATWTDCWMVNADDSLEVSTKCRGLWWECVTNAFDGIRTCDEYDSILAEHPLKLVVTRALMITADILAGFGFITLLLGLDCVKFLPDEPYIKVRICFVAGIMLLIAGAPGIIGSVWYAADVYVERSSLVLHNIFLGIQYKFGWSCWLGMAGSLGCFLAGAVLTCCLYLLKDVGPERNYPYSMRKAYSTAAVSMAKSYVAPRTETAKMYAVDTRV